One Formosa agariphila KMM 3901 genomic window, AAAGGAAAATAATACGTGTGCGTGTAGCGAATGTGCTTATATGAAAATGAATACACTTCAAAAATTATACATGTGTATAAAGCATGAATTACCAGAAATTCATGTAGACGAAGCTATTCAAAAACAAGCATTAATTCCTATACAGCGTATGCTAGAAATTTCTTCAAAATAAGAATGAGTCAACATAATACAGATTACTTAATATTAGGATCGGGAGTAGCTGGTCTTACAACAGCCATTCGTTTGGCTAAATCTTTGCCTAATAAAGAAATTTTAGTTGTTACTAAAGCCAATAAAAGTGAATCGAATACCAAATATGCTCAAGGTGGTATTGCTGTAGTTTGGGATAAATTGGATTCTTTTGAAGACCATATAAAAGATACCATGATTGCAGGAGAGTATCATAACGATCCTGAAGTTGTAAAAATGGTTATTGAAGAAGCACCAGATTGTATGAGGCAATTAATGTCTTGGGGAGCCGATTTCGATTATGGTGTAGGTGGAGAATTCGACTTAGGAAAAGAAGGCGGACATTCGGCAAATCGTATTATTCATCATAAAGACATTACGGGTTTAGAAATTGAGCGCACACTTTTAGATCAGGTGGCTAGTTTAGAAAATATAAAAGTTTTACCGTATCATTTCGCCATCGATTTAATTACAGATCACCAGTTAAAAGATTCAGAGTTTGAAGAAGGACATAATATTAGGTGTTATGGTGCATATATAATGAACCAAAAAACCAATGCTATTGAACCTTATATTGCGAATAAAACTATTTTATGTGCAGGAGGAATTGGTCAGGTGTATGCTTCTACAACCAATCCGTTAATCGCTACAGGCGATGGAATTGCTATGGCATACCGTGCTTTAGCAAGAATAAAAGATATGGAGTTTGTACAATTTCATCCTACTGCTTTATTCGAGCCAGAACAAAGTCCTTCGTTTTTAATTTCGGAAGCTGTTCGTGGATTTGGAGCTTATTTGAAAAATAAAAAAGGAGAACGCTTTATGCTTGATATTGATGAGCGTGCCGAATTAGCACCGCGCGATATTGTTGCAAGAGCCATAGATAACGAAATTCATACCACAGGTGAGCGTCATGTGTATTTAGATTGTACGCACCTGGATTATGATGCCTTTATTAAACATTTTCCTAATATTAACGAGAAATGCTTAGGTATAGGAATAGATATTAGAAAACATATGATTCCTGTTGTCCCTGCTTGCCATTACGCATGTGGAGGAGTTGAGGTAAA contains:
- the nadB gene encoding L-aspartate oxidase; the protein is MSQHNTDYLILGSGVAGLTTAIRLAKSLPNKEILVVTKANKSESNTKYAQGGIAVVWDKLDSFEDHIKDTMIAGEYHNDPEVVKMVIEEAPDCMRQLMSWGADFDYGVGGEFDLGKEGGHSANRIIHHKDITGLEIERTLLDQVASLENIKVLPYHFAIDLITDHQLKDSEFEEGHNIRCYGAYIMNQKTNAIEPYIANKTILCAGGIGQVYASTTNPLIATGDGIAMAYRALARIKDMEFVQFHPTALFEPEQSPSFLISEAVRGFGAYLKNKKGERFMLDIDERAELAPRDIVARAIDNEIHTTGERHVYLDCTHLDYDAFIKHFPNINEKCLGIGIDIRKHMIPVVPACHYACGGVEVNTKGETTIEDLYAAGECTSTGLHGANRLASNSLLEALVYANHIADHIIEHVDLVKPVNVNAPDWNDDGTSTPKELILITHYRNTIQHIMSDLVAIVRTNSKLKEASKHLRYVEDSTQDLYVGSKLSVQICELRNLNSIANLIVEQSAKRKTNMGGFYNSDLIEAE